The following are encoded in a window of Ruminiclostridium herbifermentans genomic DNA:
- a CDS encoding aldo/keto reductase, with product MSQIILGKTGICVNKNGFGALPIQRISKEEAKLLLTKAYDNGINFYDTARFYTDSEEKIGYALSHVREKIYIASKTMADNVKGFWEQLNTSLSLLKTDYLDIYQFHNPSFCPKPNDGTGLYEAMLEAKDKGMIRHIGITNHRIKIALEAAESGLYETIQFPFSYLASNEEIELVNKCKEYGIGFIAMKALSGGLISNSAAAYAYLAQYDNVLPIWGIQKEKELDEFISYVKNPPVLNKELSEIIELDKKELCADFCRGCGYCMPCPANIDIPNSARMSLMIRRAPTSIYLNEEWQEKMKRIDECINCNHCKNHCPYGLDTPKILKRNWKDYKQFI from the coding sequence ATGTCACAAATAATATTAGGAAAGACAGGAATATGTGTTAATAAAAATGGCTTCGGGGCACTTCCCATTCAGCGTATCAGCAAGGAAGAGGCAAAGCTATTGCTGACAAAAGCATATGACAACGGTATTAATTTTTATGATACTGCAAGATTTTATACAGATAGTGAAGAAAAAATAGGATATGCTCTCAGCCATGTTCGTGAAAAAATATATATTGCATCAAAGACAATGGCTGATAATGTAAAGGGCTTTTGGGAACAATTGAATACCTCCCTAAGTTTACTTAAGACTGATTACTTAGATATTTATCAATTTCACAATCCAAGTTTTTGTCCTAAGCCTAATGATGGTACAGGATTGTATGAAGCCATGCTTGAAGCTAAAGATAAGGGAATGATTCGTCATATTGGAATCACAAACCATAGAATCAAAATTGCTTTAGAAGCAGCAGAATCGGGTTTATACGAGACTATTCAATTTCCTTTCAGCTACTTAGCATCAAATGAAGAAATAGAACTGGTAAACAAATGTAAAGAGTATGGAATTGGGTTTATTGCTATGAAGGCTTTATCAGGAGGACTTATATCTAATTCAGCAGCAGCATATGCATATTTGGCACAGTATGACAATGTTTTGCCTATTTGGGGTATACAAAAGGAAAAAGAACTTGATGAATTCATATCCTATGTCAAAAATCCCCCTGTTTTAAATAAAGAACTTTCAGAAATTATTGAACTTGATAAAAAGGAACTTTGTGCAGACTTCTGCAGAGGCTGCGGCTATTGTATGCCATGTCCTGCAAACATTGATATTCCAAATTCAGCAAGAATGTCACTTATGATAAGAAGAGCTCCCACATCAATATATTTAAATGAAGAATGGCAGGAGAAAATGAAAAGAATAGATGAATGCATAAATTGCAATCATTGCAAGAATCATTGCCCATACGGATTAGATACTCCAAAGATTCTGAAAAGGAATTGGAAGGATTATAAGCAGTTTATTTAA
- a CDS encoding S-layer homology domain-containing protein has product MGLKKCILILTILFGFQSNTYAYESIAYLFAGNTTTYIKNVERTGANIKTVCPDYFEINSDGTLKNTIKVDPLFVQTMHAKNIKVTPYLSNNWDRTLGRAAVANRTKFVTQLAKKVIDLQCDGVNIDIQNLTEIDRDNFTDFMRLLRAALPSSKIISVCVAPNPWGSKTGWQGSYDYAALGSLSDQVFIMAYDEHYSGGAAGAVASLPFVEKSVAFALKHIPPSKIILGIPFYGRYWKQGSQTGGYGITVADVERLVSTYKAKTWYDESAQCARATLTISNTDNAIIWGSNKLSAGVYDIWYENETSIEKKLSLVSKYGLLGAGSWALGQEPDHFWKNYSVWLIGKPFIDIEDNWAQSFILEIYEKKIISGLPGNRFDPNGNLTRAQAAVMLVKMLELENQSIAGIKPFSDTVGHWGEKYITIAKKYGIFQGYGDNLFYPNKKITREEFSVICDKVLFNPDTVDFSQKIYSDVSHENNIWSNKSIIVLSMNNILSGYPDGTFRPKNTITRAETVRVISAMLDYPGGFTISPTNVQSPTPVEPR; this is encoded by the coding sequence ATGGGCTTAAAAAAATGCATATTAATACTCACAATTTTGTTTGGATTTCAGTCTAATACTTATGCTTATGAGAGTATAGCCTATTTATTTGCAGGCAATACAACAACATATATAAAAAATGTGGAGCGTACAGGCGCAAATATAAAAACAGTCTGCCCTGATTATTTTGAAATAAACAGTGATGGTACTTTAAAAAATACAATTAAGGTGGATCCTTTATTTGTACAGACTATGCACGCTAAAAATATTAAGGTAACACCTTATTTAAGTAATAATTGGGATAGAACTCTAGGCAGAGCAGCAGTTGCAAACCGTACAAAATTTGTGACACAGCTTGCAAAAAAAGTCATAGATCTTCAATGCGATGGTGTTAATATCGACATTCAAAACCTTACTGAAATAGACAGGGATAATTTCACTGATTTTATGAGGCTATTAAGAGCTGCTCTGCCTTCATCTAAAATAATTTCAGTATGTGTTGCACCAAACCCATGGGGAAGTAAAACTGGTTGGCAGGGTTCTTATGATTATGCTGCATTAGGCAGCTTAAGTGATCAGGTTTTTATTATGGCTTATGATGAACACTATTCGGGCGGTGCCGCAGGTGCAGTTGCCAGTTTACCTTTTGTTGAAAAATCTGTTGCATTTGCGCTCAAACATATTCCACCCTCAAAAATTATACTTGGAATACCTTTCTACGGTCGCTATTGGAAGCAAGGCTCACAAACTGGCGGTTATGGGATTACAGTTGCAGATGTAGAAAGGCTGGTATCAACTTATAAAGCCAAAACGTGGTATGATGAATCAGCACAGTGTGCCCGTGCTACACTTACTATTTCAAATACAGACAATGCTATAATTTGGGGAAGTAATAAGCTTTCAGCTGGAGTCTACGATATTTGGTATGAAAATGAGACATCTATTGAGAAAAAGTTATCACTGGTTTCAAAATATGGACTATTAGGAGCCGGTAGTTGGGCATTAGGACAGGAACCAGACCATTTTTGGAAAAACTATAGTGTGTGGTTAATAGGAAAACCTTTTATTGATATTGAAGATAACTGGGCACAAAGTTTCATTTTAGAAATTTATGAAAAAAAGATAATAAGCGGTCTTCCTGGCAATCGTTTTGATCCAAATGGAAATTTGACAAGGGCTCAAGCAGCAGTAATGCTGGTAAAAATGCTGGAGTTAGAAAACCAGTCAATCGCTGGTATTAAGCCATTTTCCGACACTGTAGGTCATTGGGGTGAAAAATATATAACTATTGCAAAAAAATATGGTATTTTTCAAGGCTATGGAGATAATTTATTTTATCCCAACAAAAAGATAACAAGAGAAGAGTTTTCTGTAATTTGTGATAAGGTGCTGTTTAATCCTGATACTGTAGATTTTTCTCAAAAAATTTATAGTGATGTAAGCCATGAGAATAACATTTGGTCAAACAAATCTATCATAGTACTATCCATGAATAATATTTTGTCAGGCTATCCTGATGGTACCTTCAGGCCAAAAAATACAATAACTAGGGCTGAAACAGTTAGAGTAATTTCCGCTATGTTGGACTATCCAGGTGGTTTTACAATAAGCCCTACAAATGTTCAAAGTCCAACACCTGTAGAGCCCAGATAG
- a CDS encoding YccF domain-containing protein, whose amino-acid sequence MNLVGNLIWLIFGGIISAILWFVAGLLLCVTIIGIPFGIQCFKISMFVLWPFGRKIEIGNFGVGGLLFNIIWIIVFGWEFAITHLVIGAIFCITIIGIPFGLQHFKFAKLGLIPFGAEIR is encoded by the coding sequence ATGAATTTAGTAGGTAATTTAATTTGGTTGATATTTGGTGGGATTATTTCTGCTATTTTATGGTTTGTAGCAGGCCTACTTTTGTGTGTGACGATAATAGGCATACCCTTTGGCATACAGTGCTTTAAAATTTCAATGTTTGTTTTATGGCCCTTTGGAAGGAAAATTGAAATTGGTAATTTTGGAGTTGGAGGGTTACTGTTTAATATTATCTGGATAATTGTATTTGGATGGGAGTTTGCTATTACCCACTTAGTAATTGGTGCAATATTCTGCATCACTATTATAGGAATACCTTTTGGGCTTCAGCATTTTAAATTTGCAAAGCTAGGGCTTATTCCATTTGGAGCAGAGATACGTTAG
- a CDS encoding S-layer homology domain-containing protein, with translation MKRKVIKIFSLVTVFPIVLICIFGVYAASVMTVYGNYYNNNWQQSSPIYSNVALSASSPKEGQTSVSTDTSITLKFSGDILFKSSQQETQIYIIDNLNRKIDIDIKTSDSNKLVIKPKTTLKENTFYKLYVNNLKDSKGITIKAFSVSFTTGKDNNSRFTDVDKNHWAYNAIIELSKRGIISGFSDNSYKPNESITRSQFASMLTKTLNLTTTSTNQTFEDVPVTNWDYKAVEAAKIYLTGYKSADGKMYFYGNKSSVREDMAVALVKALGLSVVSNDSKLKSTFSDYDSISKNLRSYVYTAYINNIMVGSNGKFNAQGSLTRAEAASLLFKIIERTEKVVVDNSEKVDKVVVSDAYSKSNDATLSGLKYDGNNVQGFQKNVSVYNVVLPVGTKNIPKVTAKANDTKAKVTITQADKLPGNATVVVTAEDGKTTMTYKIYFQVKANDDATLSSLKYDGNNVQGFQKNVSVYNVMLPVGTKNIPKVTAKANDTKAKVTITQADKLPGNATVVVTAEDGKTTMTYKIYFQVKANDDATLSSLKYDGNNVQGFQKNVSVYNVMLPEGTKNIPKVTAKANDTKAKVTITQADKLPGNATVVVTAEDGKTTMTYKIYFQVKANDDATLSSLKYDGNNVQGFQKNVSVYNVVLPEGTKNIPKVTAKANASKAKVTITQADKLPGNATVVVTAEDGKTTMTYKIYFLVRTK, from the coding sequence TTGAAAAGAAAAGTAATTAAGATTTTCTCATTGGTAACGGTATTTCCAATAGTACTTATATGCATTTTTGGAGTATATGCAGCATCAGTTATGACCGTATACGGAAATTATTACAACAATAACTGGCAGCAAAGCAGCCCAATATACTCAAATGTTGCTTTATCGGCTAGTTCACCTAAGGAAGGCCAAACTTCAGTTAGTACTGATACATCTATTACACTTAAATTTTCTGGAGATATTTTATTCAAATCATCACAGCAGGAAACACAAATTTATATTATTGACAACTTAAATAGAAAAATAGATATTGATATAAAAACTAGTGACAGCAATAAGCTTGTAATAAAACCTAAAACCACATTAAAAGAAAATACTTTTTACAAGCTATACGTAAACAATTTGAAGGATAGTAAAGGTATTACTATAAAAGCTTTTAGTGTATCTTTTACTACTGGTAAAGATAATAATAGCAGATTTACAGATGTTGACAAAAATCATTGGGCATATAATGCTATAATAGAACTCAGTAAACGAGGAATTATTTCTGGATTTTCTGATAATTCCTATAAACCAAATGAAAGTATTACTCGCTCACAGTTTGCTTCAATGCTGACTAAGACTCTAAATTTGACTACTACAAGTACTAATCAAACCTTTGAAGATGTACCAGTAACAAATTGGGATTATAAGGCGGTTGAGGCAGCAAAGATATATCTTACAGGCTATAAATCTGCAGATGGAAAAATGTATTTCTATGGTAATAAGAGTTCAGTGCGTGAAGATATGGCAGTTGCACTAGTAAAGGCACTAGGTTTATCGGTGGTAAGTAATGATAGCAAGCTTAAAAGCACATTTTCTGATTACGATAGTATTTCAAAGAATTTGAGAAGTTATGTTTATACTGCATATATTAACAATATTATGGTGGGTTCAAACGGAAAATTTAATGCTCAAGGCTCATTGACGAGAGCGGAGGCTGCTTCACTATTATTTAAGATAATTGAGAGAACTGAAAAGGTAGTTGTGGACAACTCAGAAAAGGTTGATAAGGTAGTGGTAAGCGATGCTTACAGTAAAAGTAATGATGCTACCCTAAGCGGCTTGAAATATGATGGTAATAATGTGCAGGGATTTCAAAAGAATGTAAGCGTGTACAATGTGGTGCTGCCAGTAGGCACAAAGAATATACCTAAGGTAACAGCCAAAGCAAATGATACAAAAGCAAAGGTAACTATTACGCAGGCTGATAAATTGCCGGGAAATGCAACTGTTGTTGTAACAGCAGAAGACGGAAAAACCACAATGACATATAAGATTTATTTTCAGGTAAAAGCAAATGATGATGCTACCCTAAGCAGCTTGAAATATGATGGTAATAATGTGCAGGGATTTCAAAAGAATGTAAGCGTGTACAATGTTATGCTGCCAGTAGGCACAAAGAATATACCTAAGGTAACAGCCAAAGCAAATGATACAAAAGCAAAGGTAACTATTACGCAGGCTGATAAATTGCCGGGAAATGCAACTGTTGTTGTAACAGCAGAAGACGGAAAAACCACAATGACATATAAGATTTATTTTCAGGTAAAAGCAAATGATGATGCTACCCTAAGCAGCTTGAAATATGATGGTAATAATGTGCAGGGATTTCAAAAGAATGTAAGCGTATACAATGTGATGCTGCCAGAAGGCACAAAGAATATACCTAAGGTAACAGCCAAAGCAAATGATACAAAAGCAAAGGTAACTATTACTCAGGCTGATAAATTGCCAGGAAACGCAACTGTTGTTGTAACAGCAGAAGACGGAAAAACCACAATGACATATAAGATTTATTTTCAGGTAAAAGCAAATGATGATGCTACCCTAAGCAGCTTGAAATATGATGGTAATAATGTGCAGGGATTTCAAAAGAATGTAAGCGTATACAATGTGGTGCTGCCAGAAGGCACAAAGAATATCCCTAAGGTAACAGCCAAAGCAAATGCTTCAAAAGCAAAGGTAACTATTACGCAGGCTGATAAATTGCCAGGAAACGCAACTGTTGTTGTAACAGCGGAAGACGGAAAAACCACAATGACATATAAGATTTATTTTTTAGTTAGAACAAAGTGA
- a CDS encoding DUF2339 domain-containing protein, producing MVDNLKDILARQKETLTELQNEISRIEASDLVTENKSLKTELLQCQDSLKKEKDYNLKLSEENKNLRNAIYEQLYNEKIQILNSTNKKLEAYYSSNIQGELNRLIRYENSVKKRIDEMAGILRQNRVDISDDIYKRLEELQKLLNAKVTAAREELQRNAKTFEEARFAEFEKLRNEQVTEHEIKERVKQNNIESFIGLNIINKLGILLLIIGVITASQFTYFKLPDVLKCVFAFLIGGLLLVAGEILNRKKPNVFSLGITSGGIAILYVALALSFFRFEVIEKYPALGLCVLITAGAFVLSQRYNSQTISAFAMVGGYLPIFSITGSKSMIYGAMIYFVILNVLALSISINKKWSITAYIGFWLNVFGSFYITIIMMEERSYRGPVLIDDLMTILYITFAFAIYTLIPVVGTLKKKLAFKTSDIVLLALNTIISAVLLYLVFYAVNLSDYTGVLAVAFAAVYMALGRFVEKLMPNEKKARALFFITGLTFVVLIIPFQFGRVWLSLGWLVEGVAILSYGIYKEIKAFKRTGAIVSLLCLLAFVIFDLTNISSSLFVYKYLAITIGSIAVMGALIYKKDLIGKQIKLFKYAVTLNIWFFAIYIIEAKLNKLLSEFLVRSGFDIDYLITAAVVLVSFVLAYIIPKIKVLLDRVMKVLSVIIYVVGLIILFALNFNSPVIGYLNEVPLTISIIGTIELAVIALLSIFVVKDLVLTLVTEKRLGIEWYPLIISFYFVVILTQNLITQFRLEMNNAAISIIYLITALAWITFGFLKRYVLIRRFGLGMCILAVAKLFIIDLSFLSQGYRIVSYFVFGVTLIAISFVYQYFNKKIDTISGVISDDKKDNS from the coding sequence ATGGTTGATAATTTAAAAGACATTTTAGCCAGACAAAAAGAGACTCTAACTGAATTACAGAATGAAATTTCTCGTATTGAAGCAAGTGATTTGGTAACTGAAAATAAAAGTTTAAAAACAGAACTTTTACAATGTCAAGACTCATTAAAAAAAGAAAAAGACTACAATTTAAAACTATCAGAAGAAAATAAAAATTTAAGAAATGCTATATATGAGCAGCTTTATAATGAGAAAATTCAGATATTAAATTCCACTAACAAAAAACTAGAGGCATACTATAGCTCTAATATTCAAGGTGAACTAAACCGGTTAATCAGATATGAAAATTCAGTTAAAAAGAGAATTGATGAAATGGCTGGCATATTAAGACAAAATAGAGTAGATATTTCAGACGATATATACAAAAGGCTTGAAGAACTTCAAAAGTTGCTTAATGCCAAAGTAACAGCTGCTAGAGAGGAACTTCAAAGGAATGCTAAAACCTTTGAGGAGGCTAGATTTGCTGAATTTGAAAAGCTGAGAAATGAGCAGGTTACAGAGCACGAAATAAAGGAACGTGTTAAACAAAACAATATTGAATCTTTTATTGGACTAAATATCATTAATAAGCTGGGTATTTTGTTATTAATAATTGGTGTAATTACTGCATCACAATTTACATATTTTAAATTGCCAGATGTACTAAAGTGCGTTTTCGCATTTTTGATAGGAGGACTTCTCCTTGTAGCAGGAGAAATTCTCAACCGCAAAAAACCAAATGTCTTTTCGCTTGGTATTACAAGCGGCGGTATAGCAATATTATATGTAGCATTAGCACTAAGCTTCTTTAGATTTGAGGTAATTGAAAAGTACCCTGCTTTAGGGCTGTGTGTTCTTATAACAGCAGGAGCCTTTGTCTTGTCTCAGAGGTATAATTCTCAAACCATTTCAGCTTTTGCAATGGTAGGGGGATATCTGCCCATTTTTTCAATTACTGGCAGCAAATCAATGATTTATGGTGCAATGATATATTTCGTTATACTAAATGTTTTGGCACTTAGTATATCAATAAATAAGAAGTGGAGTATTACAGCTTATATTGGGTTTTGGTTGAATGTTTTTGGCTCATTTTATATTACAATTATTATGATGGAAGAAAGAAGCTATCGTGGTCCTGTTTTGATAGATGACCTGATGACAATTCTGTATATTACTTTTGCATTTGCTATATATACACTTATTCCAGTTGTTGGAACCCTTAAGAAAAAACTGGCCTTTAAAACCTCAGATATTGTATTGTTAGCACTAAATACAATAATAAGTGCAGTGCTTCTATATCTTGTATTTTATGCTGTTAATTTATCGGATTATACTGGTGTGCTGGCTGTTGCTTTTGCAGCTGTTTATATGGCATTGGGAAGATTTGTTGAGAAGCTTATGCCCAATGAAAAGAAAGCAAGGGCACTATTTTTTATTACAGGACTGACATTTGTAGTTCTCATAATACCATTCCAGTTTGGACGAGTATGGCTGTCACTTGGATGGTTAGTTGAAGGCGTTGCAATTCTTTCTTATGGAATTTACAAAGAAATAAAAGCATTTAAGCGTACTGGTGCTATTGTATCATTGTTATGTCTATTGGCTTTTGTCATATTTGATTTAACCAATATTAGCAGCTCATTGTTTGTTTATAAGTATTTGGCTATTACTATTGGAAGTATTGCTGTTATGGGTGCCTTGATATATAAAAAGGACCTAATTGGAAAGCAAATAAAGTTATTTAAGTATGCTGTTACTCTAAATATATGGTTTTTTGCAATATATATAATAGAAGCAAAATTAAATAAGCTTTTATCGGAATTCCTAGTAAGAAGCGGCTTTGACATTGATTATTTAATTACTGCTGCTGTTGTTTTAGTTAGTTTTGTACTGGCATATATCATTCCAAAAATTAAAGTTCTTTTAGACAGGGTTATGAAGGTGCTGTCTGTAATAATTTATGTGGTAGGTTTAATAATACTATTTGCATTAAACTTCAATTCTCCTGTAATAGGCTACTTAAATGAAGTGCCTTTGACAATAAGCATAATTGGTACAATAGAATTAGCAGTTATAGCTTTACTGTCAATATTTGTGGTAAAAGATTTGGTTTTAACCCTCGTTACAGAAAAAAGGCTTGGAATAGAGTGGTATCCACTCATTATATCCTTCTATTTTGTAGTGATTTTAACACAAAATTTGATAACTCAATTTAGGCTTGAAATGAATAATGCTGCAATAAGTATAATATACTTGATAACTGCTCTTGCATGGATTACATTTGGATTTTTAAAGAGATATGTATTAATACGTAGATTTGGACTTGGTATGTGTATATTGGCAGTGGCAAAACTGTTTATTATTGATCTTTCCTTCCTGTCACAAGGCTATAGGATAGTATCATATTTTGTGTTTGGTGTGACCTTAATTGCCATATCCTTTGTTTACCAATATTTTAATAAAAAAATAGATACTATAAGTGGGGTAATTTCTGATGATAAAAAGGATAATAGCTAG
- a CDS encoding right-handed parallel beta-helix repeat-containing protein → MNKEYHVAVTGCDFAEGTKEHPFRTISRAAEVAETGDKVIVHEGEYREWVKPNHSGYSNLSRITYEAAEGEKVVIKGSERIQNWENVGGTVWKVVLSNSFFGDFNPYKEILTGDWLIYTPGIYLHLGEVYLNGVSFYEAHSLEEVKNPTKRTGVVVIPWTGKFEKILQPEQTIYQWYCEVDNENTTIYANFHGADPNKELVEINVRKCCFYPVKTGMNYITVRGFEMAHAACPWTPPTADQPGLLGANWSKGWIIENNIIHDAKCSAISIGKEASTGHNLSSRRHQKPGYQYQMEAVFRALKIGWSKEKIGSHIIRNNVIYDCGQNGIVGHMGCAFSEIYNNHIYNIAVKHEFFGYEIAGIKLHAPIDVKIHHNRIHNCTLGTWLDWQAQGVRVSNNLYYNNDRDLMVEVSHGPYLVDNNIFASDYSFDNFSQGGAYVNNLSCGKMYLTKVLDRATPYHFPHTTEVAGAAIVYGGDDRFYNNIFVGGEGIENCGTAGFNANPASYEEYIAQVLSLGVGDHEVFNKVEQPVYIAANAYLNGAEGYKCEKNSYTNKSFNPNVKIIEEGNEVYIELNVNKELLDIPSKIVSTETLGTVRIVDAIFDDPNGNPIVIDTDYTGAARTEKAVVGPFQELKEGFNRIKVWG, encoded by the coding sequence ATGAATAAGGAATATCATGTGGCGGTTACAGGATGCGATTTTGCAGAAGGTACCAAAGAACATCCATTTAGAACTATTTCTAGAGCAGCTGAAGTGGCAGAGACAGGGGACAAGGTCATAGTTCATGAAGGTGAATATCGCGAATGGGTAAAGCCTAATCACAGTGGCTACAGTAATCTCAGCAGGATTACTTATGAAGCAGCCGAAGGCGAAAAGGTTGTTATTAAGGGCTCGGAGAGAATTCAGAACTGGGAAAATGTAGGGGGAACGGTATGGAAAGTGGTTCTGTCAAATTCCTTCTTTGGTGATTTTAATCCTTATAAAGAGATATTGACAGGTGACTGGCTTATTTATACGCCAGGTATTTACCTCCATCTTGGAGAAGTGTACTTAAATGGAGTTTCTTTTTATGAAGCTCATTCTTTAGAAGAGGTTAAAAATCCAACTAAGCGTACAGGTGTAGTTGTAATTCCGTGGACTGGAAAGTTTGAAAAAATTCTGCAGCCTGAGCAAACTATATATCAGTGGTATTGTGAAGTGGATAACGAGAATACAACTATTTATGCAAACTTCCATGGAGCTGACCCAAATAAAGAACTAGTAGAAATAAATGTTAGAAAGTGCTGCTTTTATCCAGTAAAAACAGGTATGAATTACATTACTGTAAGAGGGTTTGAAATGGCTCATGCTGCATGCCCATGGACACCTCCAACAGCAGACCAGCCGGGGCTTTTAGGTGCAAATTGGAGTAAAGGCTGGATTATTGAAAATAATATCATACACGATGCAAAATGCAGTGCAATTAGTATTGGTAAAGAAGCGTCTACAGGACACAATCTAAGTTCAAGAAGGCATCAGAAGCCAGGATATCAATATCAGATGGAAGCTGTATTCCGTGCCCTAAAGATTGGCTGGAGCAAAGAAAAAATTGGTTCTCACATTATTAGAAATAATGTAATTTATGACTGCGGACAAAATGGTATTGTAGGACATATGGGTTGTGCCTTCAGTGAAATTTACAACAACCATATTTATAATATTGCAGTTAAGCATGAGTTTTTCGGTTATGAAATAGCAGGCATAAAGCTTCATGCACCTATTGACGTGAAGATACATCACAATCGCATTCACAACTGTACGCTAGGTACTTGGCTTGATTGGCAGGCACAGGGTGTTCGTGTCAGCAACAATCTCTACTATAATAATGACCGAGATTTGATGGTAGAGGTTAGCCATGGCCCATATTTAGTGGATAACAACATTTTTGCTTCAGACTATTCCTTTGATAATTTTTCACAGGGAGGAGCATATGTCAACAACCTATCCTGCGGAAAGATGTATTTAACTAAGGTACTGGACAGAGCTACACCTTATCATTTCCCTCATACCACTGAAGTAGCAGGAGCAGCAATAGTGTATGGTGGTGATGACCGCTTTTACAACAACATTTTTGTTGGCGGAGAAGGTATAGAGAACTGTGGAACTGCAGGCTTTAATGCTAATCCAGCCTCATATGAGGAGTATATTGCTCAGGTGCTAAGTCTTGGAGTAGGGGATCATGAAGTATTTAATAAGGTTGAACAGCCGGTATATATTGCTGCAAATGCTTATCTGAACGGGGCTGAAGGCTATAAGTGTGAAAAGAACAGCTATACTAATAAATCCTTTAATCCCAATGTGAAAATCATTGAGGAGGGTAATGAAGTATATATTGAGTTGAATGTGAATAAAGAATTGCTAGACATACCGTCAAAAATCGTTTCCACTGAAACACTTGGTACAGTGCGTATAGTTGATGCCATATTTGATGACCCTAATGGTAATCCCATTGTAATAGATACCGATTACACTGGAGCTGCCAGAACAGAAAAGGCTGTAGTAGGGCCTTTCCAAGAACTGAAAGAAGGCTTTAACCGCATTAAGGTATGGGGGTAG
- the metF gene encoding methylenetetrahydrofolate reductase [NAD(P)H], protein MIKDIYSSKKNVFSLEVFPPKKDDDFPVLFNALDEIKKLKLDFISITYGAGGSTSKRTLDIASYVQNKCNIEALAHLTCVSLDECSFCKYFGELKANQINNVLALRGDRPKDMTDEAFFNRPYKYALDLVNLIKQKSDTCIGGACYPEVHPESCNQEEDLYFLKSKVDAGIEFLLTQLFFDNTKFYNFYEQARNHGISVPISAGIMPITAPSQIHTIVELSGASIPEELKAIFTKYENNADDFKKAGIEYATKQISKLLEYGVQGIHLYTLNKADVSKAIFENLGLR, encoded by the coding sequence ATGATTAAGGATATTTATAGTTCAAAAAAAAATGTGTTTTCTTTAGAGGTATTTCCACCTAAAAAAGATGATGACTTTCCAGTGCTTTTTAATGCTCTGGATGAAATTAAAAAGCTGAAACTTGACTTTATTAGTATTACATATGGAGCGGGAGGTAGTACAAGTAAAAGAACTCTGGATATTGCTTCCTATGTTCAAAACAAATGTAATATTGAAGCTCTTGCTCATTTAACCTGTGTTTCCTTAGATGAGTGCTCATTTTGCAAATATTTCGGTGAGTTAAAAGCAAATCAAATCAACAATGTATTAGCACTCAGAGGTGATCGTCCAAAGGACATGACGGATGAAGCTTTTTTTAATAGACCCTATAAATATGCCCTAGACCTTGTTAACCTCATAAAGCAAAAATCAGACACATGCATTGGCGGTGCTTGTTACCCAGAAGTACACCCTGAGTCCTGCAATCAAGAAGAAGATTTATATTTCTTGAAATCTAAGGTAGACGCTGGTATAGAATTTCTTCTTACACAGCTATTCTTTGATAATACAAAATTCTATAATTTCTATGAACAAGCCAGAAATCATGGGATATCAGTTCCAATTTCAGCTGGAATAATGCCTATTACAGCTCCAAGCCAAATACATACAATAGTAGAATTGTCCGGCGCATCAATACCAGAAGAGTTAAAAGCAATATTTACAAAATACGAAAATAATGCTGATGACTTTAAAAAGGCGGGCATAGAATATGCTACCAAACAAATTAGTAAGCTGCTTGAATATGGTGTTCAGGGCATACACCTTTACACACTGAACAAAGCTGATGTTAGTAAGGCTATATTTGAGAATTTGGGGTTGAGGTAG